In the Helianthus annuus cultivar XRQ/B chromosome 11, HanXRQr2.0-SUNRISE, whole genome shotgun sequence genome, one interval contains:
- the LOC110891648 gene encoding uncharacterized protein LOC110891648 has translation MDTKKTQKPSIAIRVLKAPVKVVYKIRDLYISGMYSCASGMSGSTGPYTSALPKSYSTTSSRASEDYAELVRIASTKSLGNKLDHIPDRIGRQQTQQSTTTQVPRSQSVAIGRIDEEGSFHYTDDFRLSSDPMFLRSKSHAVSRVHA, from the coding sequence ATGGATACAAAAAAGACCCAAAAACCCTCAATTGCAATTAGGGTTCTAAAGGCACCAGTAAAAGTTGTGTACAAGATCCGAGACTTGTACATCTCTGGCATGTACTCATGTGCATCCGGCATGAGCGGCTCGACGGGCCCTTACACGTCGGCCCTGCCGAAAAGCTACAGCACGACTTCGTCAAGAGCCAGCGAGGATTACGCCGAGCTGGTGAGGATTGCTTCCACCAAAAGTTTGGGTAATAAGTTGGATCATATTCCTGATCGTATTGGCCGGCAACAGACCCAACAGTCAACGACTACGCAAGTGCCACGTAGTCAAAGCGTGGCGATCGGTCGGATCGATGAAGAGGGGAGTTTTCATTACACGGATGATTTTAGATTAAGTAGTGATCCGATGTTTCTTAGGAGCAAAAGTCATGCAGTTTCAAGAGTACATGCATGA
- the LOC110887593 gene encoding uncharacterized protein LOC110887593, whose product MAKDKEVKVSQCLKEDRSSRTWTWEWNREKRNEQEQQQHLELERILADCKTENKEDTWRWRTRRSEEISVALLRDEISKNSLDERDTPWKHWNKWVPPKVKLFIWRAIKRGIVVKVELARRGIQLEDRLCARCKSEEESVDHLLINCLKTRAVWWSIMIWLKLPILENITSSEEIFDKIEAYSGSKEWKKLIKAIAMTTLWQIWKSRNDVEFNRKEGMVTNLVDEVKELSFLWIKERSKLKTLVWERWKDFNIRDVTK is encoded by the coding sequence ATGGCAAAAGACAAAGAAGTAAAAGTAAGTCAATGTTTAAAAGAGGATAGAAGCAGCAGGACTTGGACATGGGAATGGAACCGAGAAAAGAGAAACGAACAGGAGCAGCAACAACACTTGGAACTGGAAAGAATTTTGGCTGATTGCAAGACAGAAAATAAGGAAGACACATGGAGATGGAGGACGAGACGGAGTGAAGAGATCTCAGTGGCATTATTAAGAGACGAAATTAGTAAAAACTCCTTAGACGAAAGAGATACTCCATGGAAACATTGGAACAAGTGGGTACCCCCAAAAGTTAAGCTTTTTATTTGGAGAGCGATAAAACGTGGTATAGTGGTTAAAGTGGAACTTGCACGTAGGGGAATACAATTGGAAGATCGGTTATGTGCACGGTGTAAAAGTGAAGAGGAGTCGGTCGACCATTTGTTAATAAATTGTTTAAAGACCCGGGCAGTGTGGTGGAGTATCATGATATGGCTAAAATTACCAATACTAGAAAATATAACTTCAAGTGAAGAAATATTTGATAAGATAGAAGCATACAGTGGGTCGAAGGAATGGAAGAAGTTAATAAAGGCTATCGCAATGACAACTTTGTGGCAAATTTGGAAATCTAGAAATGACGTTGAGTTCAATAGAAAGGAAGGAATGGTAACAAACTTGGTAGATGAAGTAAAAGAACTGTCGTTCCTTTGGATCAAAGAACGATCAAAATTGAAGACTTTGGTTTGGGAAAGGTGGAAGGATTTCAATATTAGAGATGTCACAAAGTGA